The Epinephelus lanceolatus isolate andai-2023 chromosome 13, ASM4190304v1, whole genome shotgun sequence genomic interval ATGACGTTAACATTTCCTTTAATGCCATCTctttttttgtataattttaATACCATTTTTATATGCTGTCAGATGTATCAAATGTCATTGTtatatattaaaatgttttctgtgaatctgtgtgtgtggtgttaatAGAGAAGATGTTTTTGGGGCAGTTTCCATATACATAACTTTATTATTGTGATAAGGCTTTGGCAACAACATCTTCAtatgtttaccatgtttttaaaaatactgaagCGCACACATTTACATGTATACATATCCTCAAAGGCATTTTTTTCTTCGACAGATACTGTAGTGTTTATAGATCACCATTCCAGTATATAAAATCTGGGTTCATGTCTGCCCCCATCCTCTGTTTGTGGCTTTTAGGTTTGGGTGCATGCAGACATGATAACACTGTATAACGGCAGGAGAGCTccatgataaaaaataatttaagtgCCCAAATTCTGAAACCatccttttaaaaatataacGCAAGTTAACAATCATAAAGTgctcatattttttaaaaaagacaaacagtgcAAAACCAGTGCACCCAGTAACAAATGTGAAAGTAAAGTCGTGTAGTGGTTTAAAATCTTTCAGTGTATTGTGCATTATCACCCAGCAGCTGTTTGGATCTGAATAGATAGTACATACAAAGTAAAAACAGTCCAAGGTTCAGTTTCTTCCATCCGAGTTGTTTCTGTGCAAAGGACATCGtattgataaataaaataatgtcataAAGTCTAATATTGCTGACACACTTTAAATCCCGTCTGCAGAGTTCAGTGCGAGTAGAGCTCCCTCTGGTGGTGTTTCAGTCCCACAGTCACAATGATGGAAAAGGACCAGGCAAGAGAGACAAGAGAAACAACTTCACATCTCAAAGTGACGGAAAATGCTCTCGACGTAACCCAGGACCCTCTGCCAGTCCGGCCCGTCTGCCTTCAGCATCTCCTCCACCGTCTGTCACACAGTCAGCATGAGATCATAAGACCACTGGACACAGCTGGTTACAGTTGCACAGTTTGTAACTTTCCACATGTTTACCAAAAGCACCGGAAGTGTAATATGTCTCACCAGTGTGGCTGTGATCCCAACACTCTCTCCTGTCTTAAAAGCGAGGTCCAGATTTTCCTTCTGTAAAAACATTTGAGTCAGAAGCAGCTTTTAAATGTTCAGGttcacatttttacacacaTGCCTCCCACCGAAAACATCCTGCACACTTGTACTCACTCTATTAACAATAGTTCGGCCTCAGACCTTCATCGTTAGAGTGGAAACAGACACAGTTTTCCCTCCTAGCGTTTCCAAAAGGTATTATTGTGGGCACTGCTGTCGCTAAGACAACTAGACTGCTTTCTGTTTGCCTCAGAGCCTAGCAACAAGGGTCTCTTCCTTGAAAGAGTTTCCACAGTTACTTTGGTTGTTGCACCGTCCACCAATTCTGCTACAGGGGATATAACTGCAGAGAACTTACACTTAAGTGCCCCTTGAGCAAGGTATTGAACCCCAAACTGCTGAGGGCGCCATACTATGAGGCAGCCCCCCCTTGCTCTGACATCCCTTCATACTTGACACATGTGTAAATCAAAGTAACTACAACTGACAATTGGTTTAAttatgattttcattttttgtaaatactactttcagtctgtctgtcggcttgtttgtatgttcatgtcatgttttatttatttatttatttgatttttacaCAATCGAAATGAGTATCAAATATCAGTATGTGTGAacttgggcctgtgtgtatatataaataaaacagagtgaaaaaatgaatttcctGGGGTGTCGGTAgggtagtggatagtgccagcgccccatatacaaaggTGATTCATCGCCGCCGCAGCGGTCGCaagttcgactccggcttgcgaCCCtttctgcatgtcatcccccaactctctctgtctcctcatttcaccctgtctctgtccattaaaggcaaaaagccctgaaaaaaaaatctttaaaaaaaatgaatttccccttgcaggattaataaagtataaatttattgttatcattatagATAGtctttggtaactggggatagctacTGGTAGCTACCAGGGAAAACTTAAGtgctatcctcttcctgttttggttgcacaatggtTGACACACTTCCTTTATGCAACAAAACGAGCCTTCATTTTCTCAGAAGATCGTACCTGGTGGCGGACAGCATTTCATGGTAAAAGTGAAGCTtatagggaaccaatctaaacacTGATGGTGTAATTTTTCTATAGCCATTAtgttgtgcaatcaacatttacttcataagttaaagcaaaaaaagtcTAGTTCCACTTTAATAAAGTGAGTACAAGTGATTTTTGGTTCTTTTACAGTCAGAGTTTATGATCTGACACACCCTGAGTGACACCGTGGAGTATAGCTGGATAGctaatttttttctctctctgtaaaGATGTTTGACACTTGTGCTTGAGTCAAAAgtctttgtaaataaaataatttaaacataaTCTGCTCATTACATGCGTTTCTTTTGTTTGAGAATCAGCAGTTTTACCTTGTCTGCTGGGTCGAGGGTGTCGTACAGGATGTGAGTGGGTAAATATGTGTGGTAAATGGCGCAGAACGCCAAGCCAtcctcccagctgctgctgaaGTTTGTGATCTCAATattctgcagaaaaaaacatacacgATGAAGACAAAATATAACTGGTGaaaaaggtgtttttgttgctcaCACTGAATTATTCTTAAATTTTACAGATTGTGACAAATTTGAAAACAgctgccagaataaatgttggcattgaatgtttctgcaaacctcagatatgttaaatttgtatgtttcaAATGGAGGGGGTATGTTGAAACTGTACTTTTCTTTACGCTTGAATTTTATGTtgcaacaatgctgtggttaatgtgttgtgaagttaagacaaaaaaacccataaCAGTTAGGGTCAGAAAAAGACCGTGTTCTGGTCGCCACAAACACGTCTCACCCCATCTActatcccctcctcctcctgatgacaaactcAGCGCGTACACATGTAACCtgaactacatcactttagaaatgttgctatgatacatatgaaatgtacaaatgttacacatcagtggtttgcagaaacgtacactgccaacattttattttggcgactgggctgaaatatttcaacaatgGTGGCCACCTCCTCTCTGACCTTATAACCTTGGGTACGACCCTGGGACCAGCGCAGCAGGGAGTTTCTTCTGGAGCCGCCATGACGCCTCAGCAGAGCACTGAAACCATCCTGAGATCTGGGAAGGCAAGAACAGCTTTCACTACAGTTTTAAGAACAACTTGATTCTTTACATAGTAACAGAGTGTTTAAACACAGAACATAAGGGACAACAATAAAACTATACAGTGAAAAGTAAACCACATATAATGATGATGAGATTGTGGCTAGGTTTGAGTGTGATTTCATGGTCGACTTGAAAATGCTACTGCGACTCAGTCATGCTAAACATCTATCAGCCTCTCCATCTTTTTACGGTCTGTTGAGATGTCAGtatcaacaaagaaaaagagcCTAAGAGTCACTTACTTGATGAAATCTGAGCTTTGGTCCTCATCCTGTTTTCCTGCAAGACAAAAAACGCAGCCACACTCTTACAACTTACTTGAGCTGTCCAAAAGAACATTAAGGTGTTAAGTGCTGTCGGTTTTAAGCTCACCTGTGTAAAAGCTGGACCAGCTGTCCTGACGCTGCAAAATCTGGTCCAGCCTCCTTTGTTTCGGCGGCTCTTCTTTCTGGAAAGGTTTACGAGACTGATTCTACAAATGCCTAGAATTATTCCACAGTAATATAAGTGTTTCCTAACTCCCTAATCACTCAGATATCATCCATATTACTGTGATAGAATACTTTTCAAGTGCTGTACCTTACACAGCGGCAGTgttgtgcttgtgttttttgaGGTGCCATTTTCCTTGGAGGAGTCAGATGGAAGCGGGAGACGAGAAAGACTCCTGCAAGACATTTATCTGAATGTTTTATAAAACTGTCTTTTGTTAATAGGGGTGTGTGTTGTCAGTGTTGATGTAGACTCACCATGATCTTTCAGACAGCATGACAATCCTCCTCGGATCCCTCccatctttcttcttctccagGGCAGCCAAACTGCGCAGGTATCCCTCTGCCACTCCTTTCCCTTTCAGCTGCGTGCTCCCTGATCCATTCGCCTCCTCAGGATCATGATCTACAACTTGAGCATCCACCTCTTTTGtgtcactctcctcctcttgtttttcagcatttctAGCTTCTGTGTTGACTTTTTCCTCCACAACCTTTTGTGTATCCTCCCCCTGCCCCTCCTCAGAGTCTCGTCTCTCTGCCCGTTTATCACAGTCTGTCGTGTCTTTCACCCGGCACGCGTCCCTCAGAGCGTCCAGCTCGGCtcgctcctgctgctgctgcaaggtGAGTTCAGTCAGTTTGCAGCAGACGTCTCTGTGCTCGGCCCTCAGACTCTCCAGCTCCCTGTCCGTGTCCTGCTGTCTGCTAAGGGCCTGGGCCAGCTG includes:
- the LOC117270708 gene encoding uncharacterized protein LOC117270708, whose translation is MGNQTGRESHGTTGSPLDFFHTPPTTPSEAELTAMALSSAASSSKAQTPSPAGSATPSTTSPLAEWTQKLSAPSEWAVISVDSVSSETKVSDAAGRHGKAAGSPVSPASLPASRGSPSEQSWQERDSGLEPQAAAERAGEEMTLVLLSLMEHYRASLGLSPNTDVTTGAVELLRRLITERDELVEEVDTLKETLRTERSEWHQFQCDLQVAVSVADRLRVESDQALGLLQESHRAVEEQLAQALSRQQDTDRELESLRAEHRDVCCKLTELTLQQQQERAELDALRDACRVKDTTDCDKRAERRDSEEGQGEDTQKVVEEKVNTEARNAEKQEEESDTKEVDAQVVDHDPEEANGSGSTQLKGKGVAEGYLRSLAALEKKKDGRDPRRIVMLSERSWSLSRLPLPSDSSKENGTSKNTSTTLPLCKKEEPPKQRRLDQILQRQDSWSSFYTGKQDEDQSSDFIKSQDGFSALLRRHGGSRRNSLLRWSQGRTQGYKNIEITNFSSSWEDGLAFCAIYHTYLPTHILYDTLDPADKKENLDLAFKTGESVGITATLTVEEMLKADGPDWQRVLGYVESIFRHFEM